The Granulicella sibirica genome has a segment encoding these proteins:
- a CDS encoding ATP-dependent Clp protease ATP-binding subunit has translation MFERYTEKARRVIFFARYEASQFGSPYIETEHLLLGLLREDKALTNRFLRSHQSVESIRKQIEGHTTIREKVSTSVDLPLSNECKRVLAYAAEEAERLSHKHIGTEHLLLGLLREEKCFAAEILQERGLRLPAIREELQRTTQEKAPASATTGKGQRGEQSMLAEFSRDLTQSAMDQQLDPLVGRDQEVDRVIQILCRRTKNNPVLIGEPGVGKTAIVEGLAQKIADGEVPSFLADKRVLALDLSLIVAGTKYRGQFEERLKTIMKELMENQNSIVFIDELHTLVGAGSAEGSLDAANILKPALSRGEIQCIGATTPAEYRKSIEKDRSLERRFQAVKVPPPNEEDAIKIIMGIKDKYEKFHAVSYTDEAINYSVSHSSRYIPDRFLPDKAIDLIDEAGARVKLRQTSLPEELTEVQKRIKFIVHRMENAIANHEFEKARFYSDEERKERENLRSLRDKYHLDDSSAGIVTKEDIEDVVSRWTGVPINSIKEEETQKLLRVEEELHKRVISQDKAISALSRAIRRSRAGLKNPARPIGSFLFLGPTGVGKTEMARTLAQFLFGSEKSMIRFDMSEFMEKHSVSKLIGSPPGYVGYEEGGQLTERVKRNPYSVVLLDEVEKAHPDVFNLLLQVFEDGQLTDGLGNTVDFKNTIIVMTSNIGAKHLMKREGLGFQSSKDEIVLEKMQEMVMSEVKRTFNPEFLNRLDEVIVFTSLSDSDLMQILELLVQSLNVNLVHKAITISVTDDAKSWILAKTVADRTYGARPLRRALQRYIEDPLSEALISGGLVQRPAFLEVYMDNNQLFYRPIAGEGEEKGIGLALTTV, from the coding sequence ATGTTCGAACGCTATACGGAAAAGGCGCGCCGCGTAATCTTCTTTGCGCGGTATGAAGCGAGTCAATTTGGGTCGCCTTACATCGAGACCGAGCATCTCCTGCTCGGATTGCTGCGGGAGGACAAGGCTCTTACGAACCGTTTTTTGCGGTCGCATCAGTCGGTTGAATCCATACGGAAGCAGATTGAAGGTCATACCACTATTCGTGAGAAGGTATCGACCTCAGTCGATCTTCCACTCTCGAATGAGTGCAAGCGTGTGCTCGCCTACGCGGCGGAAGAGGCAGAGCGGCTTTCGCACAAACATATTGGTACCGAACACCTTTTGCTAGGGCTTCTGCGCGAGGAGAAGTGCTTTGCGGCGGAGATCCTGCAGGAGCGTGGGCTGAGACTTCCGGCGATCCGGGAAGAGCTGCAGCGCACGACGCAGGAGAAGGCTCCCGCCTCGGCGACTACAGGCAAGGGACAGCGCGGCGAGCAGAGCATGCTGGCGGAGTTTTCGCGCGACCTGACGCAGTCGGCCATGGATCAGCAGTTGGATCCGCTGGTTGGACGCGACCAGGAAGTCGACCGTGTCATCCAGATTCTTTGCCGGCGGACGAAGAATAATCCTGTGCTCATTGGCGAGCCGGGCGTTGGTAAGACCGCTATCGTCGAGGGGCTGGCACAGAAGATCGCCGACGGCGAAGTTCCTTCCTTCCTTGCGGATAAGCGGGTGCTTGCGCTCGATCTCTCGCTGATCGTGGCTGGAACGAAGTATCGCGGGCAGTTCGAAGAGCGGCTGAAGACGATCATGAAGGAGCTGATGGAGAACCAGAACTCCATCGTATTCATCGACGAGCTGCATACGCTGGTCGGGGCTGGTTCGGCTGAGGGTTCGCTCGATGCTGCCAATATCCTGAAGCCGGCGCTTTCGCGCGGCGAGATCCAGTGCATTGGGGCTACGACTCCGGCGGAGTATCGCAAGTCGATTGAGAAAGATAGGTCGCTCGAACGGCGTTTCCAGGCGGTCAAGGTTCCACCTCCGAACGAGGAGGATGCGATCAAGATCATCATGGGGATCAAGGACAAGTACGAGAAGTTCCACGCGGTGAGCTATACGGATGAGGCGATCAACTACTCCGTGTCGCATTCTTCGCGGTACATTCCGGACCGGTTCCTGCCGGACAAGGCCATCGATCTGATCGATGAGGCGGGAGCGCGAGTGAAGCTGCGGCAGACTTCCCTTCCCGAAGAGCTTACCGAGGTCCAGAAGCGGATCAAGTTCATCGTCCACCGGATGGAGAACGCGATTGCGAATCATGAGTTCGAGAAGGCGCGGTTTTATTCGGACGAAGAGCGCAAAGAACGGGAGAATTTGCGGTCGTTGCGGGATAAATACCACCTCGACGACTCTTCCGCGGGGATTGTAACCAAGGAAGATATCGAGGATGTGGTAAGCCGCTGGACTGGGGTTCCGATCAACTCGATCAAGGAAGAAGAGACGCAGAAGCTTCTTCGGGTCGAGGAAGAGCTGCATAAGCGGGTTATTTCCCAGGATAAGGCGATTTCCGCCCTCTCGCGGGCGATTCGGCGGTCTCGAGCTGGCCTCAAGAATCCAGCTCGTCCGATCGGAAGCTTCCTGTTCCTTGGGCCGACTGGCGTTGGAAAGACAGAGATGGCGCGCACGCTGGCGCAGTTCCTGTTCGGGTCCGAGAAGTCGATGATCCGGTTCGACATGTCGGAGTTCATGGAAAAGCATTCGGTCTCGAAGCTGATCGGCTCGCCTCCGGGCTACGTCGGTTACGAGGAGGGCGGTCAGCTTACGGAACGCGTGAAGCGGAATCCTTACTCTGTCGTGCTTCTCGATGAAGTCGAGAAAGCTCATCCAGACGTCTTTAACTTATTGCTGCAAGTGTTTGAAGACGGACAGCTTACGGATGGGCTCGGAAACACGGTCGACTTCAAGAACACGATCATCGTGATGACCTCGAACATCGGGGCGAAGCACCTGATGAAGCGTGAGGGGCTTGGGTTCCAGTCGAGCAAGGACGAGATCGTGCTCGAGAAGATGCAGGAGATGGTGATGAGCGAGGTCAAACGGACCTTCAATCCCGAGTTCCTGAATCGTCTCGACGAGGTGATCGTCTTTACGTCGCTGTCGGATTCGGACCTGATGCAGATTCTCGAGTTGCTGGTGCAGTCGCTGAACGTGAACCTGGTCCACAAAGCCATCACGATCTCGGTGACGGACGATGCGAAGAGCTGGATCCTGGCGAAGACGGTGGCGGACCGGACGTATGGTGCGCGTCCTCTGCGTCGGGCACTACAGCGGTATATCGAGGATCCGTTATCTGAAGCGTTGATTTCAGGTGGGTTAGTGCAGCGGCCGGCGTTCCTTGAGGTCTACATGGACAACAACCAGCTCTTTTATCGTCCGATTGCGGGTGAGGGGGAAGAGAAAGGAATTGGTTTGGCGCTGACGACTGTTTAG
- a CDS encoding type II secretion system protein: protein MISLRLQSAPAPLAIAGRSRNVSLANSQAGLTLVELIIVVAIVGILAGAAIPIARFQVKRTKEKELRRDLWEMRDAIDHYKDAADKSAFQTKLDSFNYPPDLDTLVNGVDAGTKKVRFLRRIPKDPMTGQAEWATRSMQDDPDSDGGGQNVFDVHSKSDGTALDGTKYNTW from the coding sequence ATGATCTCGCTTCGGCTCCAATCCGCGCCGGCTCCCCTCGCCATCGCGGGGCGTAGCCGGAACGTCAGCCTCGCCAACTCCCAAGCCGGCCTCACCCTGGTCGAACTGATCATCGTCGTCGCCATCGTTGGAATCCTCGCCGGTGCCGCTATCCCCATCGCCCGCTTCCAGGTCAAACGCACCAAGGAAAAAGAACTCCGCCGCGACCTCTGGGAGATGCGTGACGCCATCGACCACTACAAGGACGCCGCCGACAAGAGCGCTTTCCAGACCAAGCTCGACTCCTTCAACTACCCCCCCGACCTCGATACCCTCGTCAACGGCGTCGATGCCGGAACCAAGAAGGTCCGCTTCCTCCGCCGCATCCCCAAGGACCCCATGACCGGTCAGGCCGAATGGGCCACCCGCTCCATGCAGGACGATCCCGACTCCGACGGCGGCGGCCAGAACGTCTTCGACGTCCACTCCAAGAGCGACGGAACCGCACTCGACGGGACAAAATACAACACATGGTGA
- a CDS encoding M48 family metallopeptidase produces the protein MRTVTHLGLAALLTLSVSAYAQTNPNNTPSSKSPNSSPVPTDNKAPTADELKAAKDKVAAKTDSLPSPGEDLKTNIKPGSEDDVSAIGTRNIGGRGFGNWYSTDWEVRTGKQYSMEVEKSAHLVTDPVIVEYINRVGQNIVKNSDAKVPFTIKVIDSDEINAFALPGGFFYVNSGLILAADEESELAGVMAHEISHVVAHHAARQMTKMNMAQIASVPLIIFTQGSWTGYGIYEATQLAIPVAFLKFSRMDEAEADYLGLQYMYRAGYDPQSFITFFEKIDALEKHKPGAVAKLFSDHPQTPDRIQRSEEEIATIMPPKPDYMVTTSEFDDVKSRLLRLENKRKLNNPKDANKPTLRRAGASDPNTNSGSSTSSTDDNRPTLGRRN, from the coding sequence ATGCGCACCGTCACTCACCTCGGCCTTGCAGCCCTGCTTACCCTCTCTGTAAGTGCGTACGCGCAGACGAACCCGAACAATACGCCCAGCTCCAAGTCCCCCAACAGCTCCCCCGTCCCGACGGACAACAAGGCCCCCACCGCCGACGAGCTCAAGGCCGCCAAGGATAAAGTCGCCGCCAAGACCGACTCCCTCCCGTCCCCCGGCGAAGACCTCAAGACCAACATCAAGCCCGGCAGCGAGGACGACGTCAGCGCCATCGGCACCCGCAACATCGGAGGCCGCGGCTTTGGCAACTGGTACTCGACCGATTGGGAGGTCCGCACCGGCAAGCAGTATTCAATGGAAGTCGAAAAGTCCGCCCATCTCGTCACCGACCCCGTCATCGTCGAGTACATCAACCGCGTCGGCCAGAACATCGTCAAGAACTCCGACGCCAAGGTCCCCTTCACCATCAAGGTCATCGACTCCGACGAGATCAACGCCTTCGCCCTCCCCGGCGGCTTCTTCTACGTCAACTCCGGCCTGATCCTCGCCGCGGATGAAGAGTCCGAACTCGCCGGCGTCATGGCCCACGAGATCTCCCACGTCGTCGCCCACCACGCCGCCCGCCAGATGACCAAGATGAACATGGCCCAGATCGCCTCGGTGCCCCTCATCATCTTTACCCAGGGCTCCTGGACCGGCTACGGCATCTACGAAGCCACCCAGCTCGCAATCCCCGTCGCCTTTCTGAAGTTCTCCCGCATGGACGAAGCCGAAGCCGACTACCTCGGCCTCCAGTACATGTATCGCGCCGGCTACGACCCCCAGTCCTTCATCACCTTCTTCGAAAAGATCGACGCTCTCGAGAAGCACAAGCCCGGCGCCGTTGCCAAGCTCTTCTCCGATCACCCGCAGACCCCCGACCGCATCCAGCGCTCTGAGGAAGAGATCGCGACTATCATGCCGCCGAAGCCTGACTACATGGTCACCACAAGTGAGTTCGACGATGTGAAGTCCCGCCTCCTGCGTCTCGAGAACAAGCGCAAGCTCAACAACCCCAAGGACGCCAACAAGCCCACCCTCCGCCGCGCAGGCGCCAGCGACCCCAACACCAACTCAGGCAGCAGCACCTCGAGTACCGACGACAACCGCCCCACCCTCGGCCGTCGGAACTAA
- a CDS encoding carboxymuconolactone decarboxylase family protein: MAQRLKYTELAPEGIAAMRAVEHHLNTGTGLEPEILALVRLRASLMNGCEYCIGMHQHEAKKHNETEGRIADVARWRESDAYTQRERAAFAWTEVVTNIQDGHASDEAYATAREHFSEVDLTNLTMAIGSINLWNRMAIAFRAEHKAAAKPEDAIEDDGGKVSVEE, from the coding sequence ATGGCACAGAGGTTGAAGTACACGGAGCTTGCGCCGGAGGGAATCGCGGCGATGCGGGCCGTCGAGCACCATCTGAATACCGGGACGGGGCTTGAGCCGGAGATACTTGCGCTGGTGCGACTACGGGCTTCGCTGATGAATGGGTGCGAGTACTGCATCGGGATGCATCAGCATGAGGCGAAGAAGCATAACGAGACGGAAGGGCGGATCGCGGACGTTGCGAGGTGGCGGGAGTCGGATGCCTATACCCAGCGGGAGCGGGCGGCGTTTGCGTGGACCGAGGTGGTGACGAACATTCAGGATGGACATGCTTCGGACGAGGCATATGCGACGGCGCGGGAGCACTTCTCCGAGGTTGATCTGACGAATCTGACGATGGCTATTGGGAGCATCAATCTTTGGAACAGGATGGCGATTGCGTTTCGTGCGGAGCATAAAGCGGCGGCGAAGCCGGAGGACGCGATCGAGGACGACGGCGGGAAGGTCTCGGTCGAGGAATGA
- a CDS encoding ABC transporter ATP-binding protein, which translates to MSELVEGSERFGNLEPLYGVAAARVVMRAEGLTKIYPKVGATGSEIVLFRDLELVIRSGEMVAIVGESGTGKSTLLHLLAALDRPTEGEVWCGDRRVSRFSAAEAAKFRNNDVGYVWQFHYLLPEFSALENVAMPLLARGMGRAAALDRARLWLGEVGLGDRLENRSGELSGGEQQRVSLARALVGEPQILLADEPTGDLDGKTAESVFGLIQRLHRDHGLTSVLVTHNQEFAERCDRMLRLKDGKLEG; encoded by the coding sequence ATGAGTGAACTTGTGGAGGGGAGCGAGCGATTCGGGAACCTGGAGCCTTTGTATGGAGTGGCGGCTGCGCGCGTCGTGATGCGAGCGGAGGGGCTGACGAAGATCTATCCCAAGGTTGGAGCGACGGGGAGCGAGATCGTGCTGTTTCGGGATCTGGAGTTGGTGATCCGGTCGGGCGAGATGGTCGCGATCGTGGGGGAGAGCGGCACGGGCAAGAGCACCCTGCTGCACCTGCTGGCGGCACTCGATCGGCCGACGGAGGGCGAGGTGTGGTGCGGAGATCGGCGGGTGAGCCGGTTCTCGGCGGCGGAGGCGGCGAAGTTCCGGAATAACGATGTGGGGTATGTGTGGCAGTTCCACTATCTGCTTCCGGAGTTTTCGGCGCTGGAAAACGTGGCGATGCCTCTGCTGGCGCGGGGGATGGGGCGCGCGGCGGCTCTCGACAGGGCGCGGCTTTGGCTTGGCGAGGTGGGACTCGGGGATCGGCTGGAGAACCGTTCAGGCGAGCTGAGCGGTGGGGAGCAGCAGAGGGTGAGCCTGGCGCGGGCTCTTGTTGGGGAGCCGCAGATCCTGCTGGCGGATGAGCCTACCGGGGATCTGGACGGGAAGACGGCAGAGAGTGTTTTCGGGTTGATTCAGAGGCTTCACCGGGATCATGGGCTGACTAGCGTTCTGGTCACGCACAACCAGGAGTTTGCGGAACGATGCGATCGTATGCTCCGGTTGAAGGACGGGAAGCTCGAAGGCTGA
- a CDS encoding GNAT family N-acetyltransferase: MQIPMRPAREQDLPAIVTLMNAAFRGGGEHRGWSTEADYISGTRTSESLLREEIASQAQFFVVDADAPSRIRGCVSLKQLSPEKWYLGSLTVDPAQQNSGFGRELLAAAEDYLVSQGASVIEMTVVQLRHALISWYERRGYHLTGATRPFPYGDSRIGTPLRDDLSFVVLEKLLETVR; the protein is encoded by the coding sequence ATGCAAATCCCCATGCGGCCTGCCCGCGAACAAGATCTCCCTGCCATCGTTACCCTCATGAACGCCGCCTTCCGGGGCGGCGGCGAACATCGTGGCTGGAGCACCGAAGCCGACTATATCTCCGGAACCCGCACCAGCGAATCCCTGCTCAGGGAAGAGATTGCCAGCCAAGCCCAGTTCTTCGTCGTCGACGCGGACGCCCCTTCCAGGATCCGGGGATGCGTCAGCCTCAAGCAGCTCTCACCCGAAAAATGGTACCTCGGCTCCCTCACCGTCGACCCCGCGCAACAGAACTCAGGCTTCGGCCGTGAACTCCTGGCTGCGGCAGAGGACTACCTCGTTTCGCAGGGTGCCTCAGTAATCGAGATGACAGTGGTCCAACTCCGCCACGCCCTTATCTCCTGGTACGAGCGCCGAGGCTACCACCTCACGGGCGCAACTCGCCCGTTTCCCTACGGCGACTCCCGTATCGGAACTCCCCTCCGGGATGACCTCTCCTTCGTCGTCCTTGAGAAGCTCTTGGAAACCGTTCGTTAA
- a CDS encoding trimeric intracellular cation channel family protein: MRDWWPADVTDRALLVFDLTGVFVFAVEGALAAVRAQLDVFGVLVLAFATALGGGLIRDLLIGAVPPKAICDWRYGATALAGGGAVICFSPLFVEAPIHLMIGLDAAGLALCAVAGATKALEYRIPGLLATLMGVLTGVGGGTLRDLMLARVPNVLRADIYAVAALAGATVVVLGLKFGRSKSWAMILGGVLCFALRMVAVTRGWNLPHVALH, encoded by the coding sequence ATGAGGGACTGGTGGCCGGCGGACGTGACAGACCGGGCGCTGCTGGTCTTCGATTTGACGGGGGTGTTCGTGTTCGCGGTCGAGGGTGCGCTGGCCGCGGTGCGGGCACAACTGGATGTGTTCGGGGTGCTGGTGCTGGCGTTCGCGACCGCGCTTGGCGGCGGCCTGATCCGCGATCTGCTGATCGGGGCGGTTCCTCCAAAGGCGATTTGCGACTGGCGCTACGGGGCTACGGCGCTCGCGGGCGGCGGCGCGGTGATCTGCTTCAGCCCGCTGTTCGTTGAGGCACCCATCCACCTGATGATCGGGCTGGACGCGGCTGGTCTTGCGCTGTGTGCCGTGGCTGGAGCGACCAAGGCGCTCGAGTACAGGATCCCGGGCCTGCTCGCGACGCTGATGGGGGTGCTGACCGGGGTGGGGGGTGGGACGCTGCGGGACCTGATGCTGGCGCGGGTTCCGAACGTGCTGCGAGCGGATATCTATGCGGTAGCCGCGCTGGCCGGGGCGACGGTGGTGGTGCTGGGGCTGAAGTTCGGACGGTCGAAGTCGTGGGCGATGATCCTGGGCGGCGTGCTGTGCTTCGCGCTTCGGATGGTGGCGGTGACGCGAGGCTGGAACCTGCCGCACGTTGCGCTTCACTAA
- a CDS encoding FtsX-like permease family protein, with product MRFELFIAARYLRAKRRQAVVGVVTGISVLGVAAGVASLIIALAITNGMRRDLQDRLVGSTAHVDLMKVAGDGMRDWQPLLARLRGVKGVVAAAPGLYGQVLISRGARSGGALIKGILPADERTVSDLLGAVRDGSARELEPDAVADSTDPNARAIAPIVIGKDLGESIGAGVGDTVLVTSPQGELTPLGIVPRYERFRVVGIFASGFYQYDSSYCYMRLKDAQRLFSEPDLISIISFKVKDLYQAAEIGKTIEAAAGAGFQTTNWMEQNRELFRALKLEQVVTFIVLALIVCVAALNILIALTMMVMEKTRDIAVLMSFGVTERQVRRIFLFQGLLISVVGTVIGLVVGYGASWAGGHYRFIRLDASVYSIDYLPFAPKVLDAVIVAAVSLGVSLLATLYPSRSAAKVLPAEALRYE from the coding sequence GTGCGATTCGAACTCTTTATAGCGGCGCGGTACCTGCGGGCGAAGCGGCGGCAGGCCGTCGTCGGGGTGGTGACGGGGATCTCGGTGCTTGGAGTGGCGGCGGGGGTGGCGTCGCTGATCATTGCGCTGGCGATCACGAATGGCATGCGGCGGGATCTGCAGGACCGGCTGGTGGGGTCGACGGCGCATGTGGACCTGATGAAGGTGGCGGGAGATGGCATGCGGGACTGGCAGCCTCTGCTGGCGCGGCTGCGTGGGGTGAAGGGTGTGGTGGCGGCGGCTCCTGGGCTGTATGGGCAGGTGTTGATTTCGCGTGGAGCTAGAAGTGGCGGGGCTTTGATCAAGGGCATTCTGCCGGCGGACGAGAGGACCGTGAGCGATCTGCTGGGGGCCGTGAGGGATGGAAGCGCGCGGGAACTGGAGCCGGATGCGGTGGCCGATAGCACCGATCCGAATGCGCGGGCGATTGCGCCGATCGTGATCGGGAAGGATCTTGGGGAGTCGATCGGGGCGGGGGTTGGGGATACGGTGCTGGTAACGAGTCCGCAGGGAGAGCTGACGCCGCTGGGGATCGTGCCGAGGTATGAACGGTTTCGGGTGGTGGGGATCTTCGCTTCGGGGTTCTACCAGTACGACTCGAGTTACTGCTACATGCGGTTGAAGGATGCGCAGAGATTGTTTTCCGAGCCGGATCTGATTTCGATCATCAGCTTCAAGGTGAAGGATCTTTACCAGGCGGCGGAGATTGGAAAGACGATCGAGGCGGCGGCGGGGGCGGGTTTTCAGACAACGAACTGGATGGAGCAGAATCGAGAACTCTTTCGGGCGCTCAAGCTGGAGCAGGTGGTCACGTTTATCGTGCTGGCGCTGATTGTGTGCGTGGCGGCGTTGAATATCTTGATCGCGCTGACCATGATGGTGATGGAGAAGACACGAGATATCGCGGTGCTGATGAGCTTTGGGGTGACGGAGCGGCAGGTGAGGCGGATCTTCCTGTTTCAGGGACTGCTGATCAGCGTGGTGGGGACGGTGATTGGGCTGGTAGTGGGGTACGGGGCGAGTTGGGCGGGGGGGCACTACCGGTTTATCCGGCTGGATGCTTCGGTGTACTCGATCGACTACCTGCCGTTTGCGCCGAAGGTTTTGGACGCGGTGATCGTGGCGGCTGTGAGCCTGGGGGTGAGTTTGTTGGCTACACTTTATCCGTCGCGCTCGGCGGCTAAGGTGCTTCCAGCTGAGGCTTTGCGGTACGAGTAG
- a CDS encoding type II secretion system protein, with translation MVKLPSTRPAPQSRTDESGFTLIELMIVMVIIGILAAFAIPAYVSNVRAAREAVLREDLHAMRTAIDSYTVDKQKAPQSLDDLVTGGYLKVMPKDPITQRSDTWVPAQDDNLSSIDQTEAGISDVYSGAQQTASDGTSYNTW, from the coding sequence ATGGTGAAGCTCCCTTCAACCCGTCCCGCACCCCAGTCCCGCACCGACGAAAGCGGCTTCACCCTCATCGAGCTGATGATCGTGATGGTCATCATCGGCATCCTCGCCGCCTTCGCCATCCCCGCCTACGTCTCGAACGTCCGCGCCGCCCGCGAAGCCGTCCTCCGCGAGGACCTCCACGCCATGCGCACGGCCATCGACTCCTACACCGTCGACAAGCAGAAGGCCCCGCAATCCCTCGACGACCTCGTCACCGGCGGCTACCTCAAGGTCATGCCCAAGGACCCCATCACCCAGCGCAGCGACACCTGGGTCCCCGCCCAGGACGACAACCTCTCCAGCATCGACCAGACCGAAGCCGGCATCAGCGACGTCTACAGCGGAGCCCAGCAAACCGCCAGCGACGGAACCAGCTACAACACCTGGTAG